The Sporichthyaceae bacterium genomic interval GCCTCCCCGGCGGTCCCGGTCAGGAACATGGCCCACAGCTTGACCAGCGCGAGGATGCGCCAGAACCGCAATGCCTCGGCGCCGACCTGACGGCAAGTCAGATCGCTGTAGGTCCGCACGTACGCCTCGCGGGTGTGCAGCCCGCCGACGATGTCCCAGTCGGTGCGCCACAGCATCGTCCAGGCCAGGTCCTCGATCGGGTCGCCGAGGTGGGAGAGCTCCCAGTCGATGACCACCAGTTCAGCGGCCGGCGTGATCAGCAGGTTGTTGGCCTTGAAGTCCCCGTGCACCAGGCAAGGCGCCGGCGCCGGCGGGTCCGGCAGGTGCGTGCCCAACCAGGCAAGTGCCGCGACCAACAGCGGATCGGGGACCGGCTCGGCGTCGGCGATGACCGCGGACCAGCGGGCCAATTCGCGCTGCGGGCCCCACCGGGGGTCCAGGCCGGGCAGTTCGGCCGGGTCGACCGCGTGGATGCGCGCCTGGAGTTCGATCGCCTGACGGGCCAGCGCGGGCAGGTCGCGGCCGTGCCCGGGGCGGGCCAGGTCCTTGCGGAGATCGGTGCCGGCCACCCGTTCCATGATCATGAACGGCAGGTCCAGCGGGGAATCCTCGGTGACGCACAGCCAAGGTCGCGGGACCGGCAGTCCCACGTCGTGCAGCGTGGTCAGCAGTTCGTACTCGGCCCGGACGTCGGTGTCGAGCATGCCCCGGTCGAAGTCCCGACGCAGGACGAGCGGGGCGGTCACGGCCCCGTCGCCGGTGGTGGCCACCAGACCCCAGGTCTCGTGCGAGGACCCGCCGGACAGCCGGGTCAGGCCCCCGACCTCCACCGGCCGACCGAGATGCTCGGTCAGCACGTCGGCGAGCCCGGCAGCGAGGGCTGGGTTCGTCACGCGCTGAATCCGTACCTCTCGTGGGCGCCGAAGACCTGGACCTCGAAGGTGCCGTAGCCGATCTCGCCGTCGTCGGCCTCCATCCGGCACATCACGTGTGTCGGGCCGATCTTCGTGGTGACAGCCGGATCGGTCAGGTCGAAGGAGACCGAGTCGACCCACTCGCGGCCCATGTAGGTCCCGTGCCGCCACGGATCCGGGCCCCCGTAGCCGGTGCCGGCCCGCAGGTAGATGCGGGAGATCGGGGTCAGGTGAACGGTGCGGCGCGAGCCGTCGGCCTCGCGCCAGGACACCTGGCCCTTGTGCAGTTCCCGGTCGTGCGGGTCCAGGACCAACTCGTGATCGGGCCCGGAGAGCAACCGCAGTTCGCCGCCGCGCTCGTAGGACAGCGACTCGCGCACGGTGTTGACGTCGCGTTCGCCGTCGGGGAACTCCGAGAGGCTGAAGTGCACGGTGCGATCGCGGAACTGCATCGGGGACCAGATCCACAGCGTGGTGCGGTTCTTGGCGACCTGGTGCGCGTGCGCAATGCCCTTGGGCTCCCGCTCCATGCCCATCGAACGCACGCCCCAGGAGCGGTCGCGCCCGCCCTGCCACTGATCCGGAGTCACTTCGAACTCCCGGCCGGCCACCCGGATGTGGCCGGACCACGTGCCGGTCTGGATGATCCGCGTGCCCGCGTCCATCACGCGATCCATGACCCGGGAGAACAGCGGTGGCTCCGCGAACGCCGGGGCGGAGCCGTCCCACCGCAGGTCCAAGGAGACCAACTGGTCCTCGTGCGGCGCGCAGGTGAAGCGCAGCGTGCGCAGGCCCTCGAGGATCTGCAGTCCGAACGGTCCGATGCCCGCGGTGTCCATGCGGTCGTGGCCGAGTTCACGGGAGGCCCGCGTCGTGTACTGGGTGTTGCCGACCGTGACCGAGGCGAAGCAGTCGATCACACCGAGGTTCGGGTAGACCCCGATGCCGCACAGGAAGGCGACCTGTCCGTCGCGGGAGTGTCCGGTCAGGAAGTGGCGGTCGTAGAACCTGCGGTCGCTGGTTCCCACCCACCGGATCGGGTCCGGGGTCTGGTGGATCATGAAGTCGTCGGCGGGGCTGATGGTCATCGGCTCACCTGTCCGTCGTGAGGATCATGCATCCTGCCGGGATCCCGCCGCCCGCGCTGACAACCGCGACCTGCGCCCCGAGGACCTGCCGTTCCGCGGCGTGGCCGCGCAATTGGCTGATCGCCTCGGCGAGGTTGCCGAATCCGTTGCTGCGCCCGGCGCACAACTGGCCACCATGCGGGTTGACCGGCAGCACCCCGCCGGGCCCGATCCGCTCGGCGTTCTTGACGAACTCCGGGCCCTCGCCCGGGCCGCAGAAGCCGAGCGCCTCCAGCCAGCACAGCGCGTTGAACGTGAAGCCGTCGTAAAGCAGC includes:
- a CDS encoding phosphotransferase family protein, producing MTNPALAAGLADVLTEHLGRPVEVGGLTRLSGGSSHETWGLVATTGDGAVTAPLVLRRDFDRGMLDTDVRAEYELLTTLHDVGLPVPRPWLCVTEDSPLDLPFMIMERVAGTDLRKDLARPGHGRDLPALARQAIELQARIHAVDPAELPGLDPRWGPQRELARWSAVIADAEPVPDPLLVAALAWLGTHLPDPPAPAPCLVHGDFKANNLLITPAAELVVIDWELSHLGDPIEDLAWTMLWRTDWDIVGGLHTREAYVRTYSDLTCRQVGAEALRFWRILALVKLWAMFLTGTAGEAPRPTLLLMGRAGIWIADQLAQELAPVVVGMSGGTR